The Parvivirga hydrogeniphila nucleotide sequence TAGCCTGCACGCGCAGCAGCGATATTGCTCTCCGCCACCTCGGGCGCCTTGCGTGCGAACTGCTGCCGCAAGGAGTCGCCGAGCGGATCGAGGGGGAAGCCGACGACGCCGAGGACCGCGCCGAGCGCGACCGTGTTCCGCATGATCTTGCCGCCTGCTTCGCGGGCCATCGCGGTGAGCGGCACGGGCACTGACCGCAACCGCTGCGGGACTGTCGCGGCATCGAAGTCGTCGGGGTCGAAGATCACGGCCCCGCCATCGACGACCTCGGCGTGGTGCCGGTCGAGCGTCTCGCGGTTCAAGCAGGCGAGCACGTCCACCGGTTCGACGTGCGAGTAGACGGGCTCGGTGCTCGCCCGCAGAAGGTAGGTGTTATGCCCGCCGCGGATGAGCGAGGGGTACTCGGTGAGGTCGAACACCTCGAGCCCCTCGTGCGCGAACGTGCGGGCGAGCATCTGGCCAGCGGCCTTGATGCCGAAGCCCGCTTCGCCTCCGATGCGGACGCGAAGCTCGGCAGGCGTGGCGGGCATGCGGTCCTCCTCGCGGTCGCTGCGTGCGTTCAGGTGTGGTTATTCCCCGAACCGCGGTTCGCGCCGCCGCGGTCCGAGCGGTGTATCCTTGTGCGGTGAAGGAGGAGCCGTGGCGACCAAGCACACTGCCAAGCAGCAGACGGTGCTCGTCGGCGTGACCGGCGGGATCGGCGCGTACAAGGCGTGCGAGCTCGTGCGCACGCTCATGCGGCGCGGGTTCCGCGTGAAGGTCGTCATGACGGAGGCAGCGACACGGTTCGTCACGCCGCTCACGTTCCGCACGCTCACGCGCGAGCCGGTGGCGACCTCGCTGTGGGCGGATGAGCCCGGCGACCCGGTCCACCACATCTCGCTCGCGCAGGAGGCCGACGTGGTCGTCGTCGCGCCGTGCACGGCCAACGTGCTCGCGAAGATCGCGCACGGACGCGCGGACGACCTTCTGACCACGACGGTGCTCGCCACCGAAGCGCCGGTGGTGCTGGCGCCGGCGATGAACGTCCACATGTGGCGCAAGGACATCACGCAGCACAACGTCGAGGCGCTGCGCGCTCGTGGGTTCGTCGTGGTGGCGCCCGCCTCGGGCGAGCTCGCGTGCGGCGACGTGGGGGAGGGCCGCCTCGCCGCCGTCGAGGACATCGCCGATGCGGTGGAAGCCGAGGCGCGGCGCGTGCACGGCCTCGCCGGCGTCCGCGTGCTCGTGACGGCCGGGCCCACCTACGAGCCGATCGACGCGGTGCGGTTCATCGGCAACCGCTCGTCGGGCAAGACCGGCTACGCCATCGCCGAGGAGGCCGCGCGGCGTGGCGCCGAGGTCACGCTCATAAGCGGCCCGACCGCTCTTCCAGACCCGTTCGAGGTGCGTGTCGTCCGTGTGACGACCGCCGCGGAGATGCGCGATGCGGCGCTCACCGCCTGGCCGGACACGGACGTCGTCATCGCGTCGGCCGCCGTCTCCGACGTGCGACCGGCACGCGCGTACGTCGGCAAGCTCAAGAAAGACGCGCTGCCCGAGGCGATCGAGCTCGAGCGTAATCCGGACGTCCTGGCGGAGCTGGGCGCCTTGAACGACGGAAGCCGTGTGGTCGTCGGATTCGCGGCCGAGACGGGCGATCCGGTCGCCGAAGCGAGGCGCAAGCTGGCCGCGAAGCGCTGCGACCTCGTCGTCGCCAACGACGTTTCCGGCGAGCTCGGGTTCGGCACGGACGCGAACCGGGTGATCTTCGTGACGGCGACCGCCGCCGAGGAGCTGCCGGTGATGGGCAAGCGCGCGATCGCACGCGAGCTGCTCGACCGCGTCGCGCGCATCCGCAGCGAGCGGCTCGGCACTTGAAGGCGTCCGCGAGGAGCCGTAGTATGATAAGCCGCTCTTGGAGCGAGACGGGCTGTGGCGCAGTTTGGTAGCGCACTTGACTGGGGGTCAAGGGGTCGCAGGTTCAAGTCCTGTCAGCCCGACCAGCAAAACCCCAGGTAGGGGGCGGTGTCGGAGGCCTCTCCGGTGCCGCCTCCTCCTCGTTTCGGAGTCGGTGCGCAAGCCGAAGAGCCCAGGATTCTGCGTCTGTGCGACCTGCGCTCTCCAGAGCATCGCCCCCCGTGCCCCTCGCGTTTGGCCGCACGTCAGCGCCTTCTGCTATCCTGTGAGCGCCGGTTCCTGGCGTTTCCGCGTTCTTCCTGGGGGTGGCGATGTCGGCTGCTGTCACCGTGCGCTGGATCGAAGACGGCGTGCTGCGAGCAGGAGGCCTCGACGCGCTCGCGACGCTGCCGCCGGACGCCGTCGTCTGGGCGGACGTGCTCGACCCCGATGAGCCGACGCTCCTCGCGTTAGCGAAGCGCTTCCCGATGCACCCGCTCGCGATCGAGGACTGCTTGCACTTCCCGCAGCGGCCCAAGATCGACGTGTACCCGGACTCCACCTTCGCGATCTGGCTCGTTCCGCTTCTGCTCGACGAAGACGGCGTGGCGACCCACGAGCTCGACGTGTTCCTCGGCGCCGAGCACCTCGTGACCGTCCACCGCGAAGCGATCAAGGCCGTCGATGACGTCGCATCCGAGGCCGCCACGTTCACGGCGCGCGGGGTGGAGTGGACGCTCCATGCCATCCTCGACCGCGCCGTCGACGCGCTCTTCCCGGTGGTGGAGCAGATCGCCGACGCCCTCGAGGAGCTCGAAGACGCCATGCTCGCAGACGCGCGCACCGAACACCTCTCGCGCCTGTACGCGGCCAAGCGCGCGCTCGTGCAGCTCCACAAGATCCTCGTGCCGGAGCGGGACGTCGTGCGCGGTCTGGCACGTCTCGAGGCCTTCGTCGAGCCCGACGCGTACATGTACTTCCAGGACATCGGAGACCACCTCGCGCGGGCCATCGACAGCGTCGAGACCTACCGCGACGTCGCGACCGGCGCGATGGACATCTACCTGTCCGCGCAAAGCAACCGCATGAACGAGATCATGAAGCAGC carries:
- the coaBC gene encoding bifunctional phosphopantothenoylcysteine decarboxylase/phosphopantothenate--cysteine ligase CoaBC; this translates as MATKHTAKQQTVLVGVTGGIGAYKACELVRTLMRRGFRVKVVMTEAATRFVTPLTFRTLTREPVATSLWADEPGDPVHHISLAQEADVVVVAPCTANVLAKIAHGRADDLLTTTVLATEAPVVLAPAMNVHMWRKDITQHNVEALRARGFVVVAPASGELACGDVGEGRLAAVEDIADAVEAEARRVHGLAGVRVLVTAGPTYEPIDAVRFIGNRSSGKTGYAIAEEAARRGAEVTLISGPTALPDPFEVRVVRVTTAAEMRDAALTAWPDTDVVIASAAVSDVRPARAYVGKLKKDALPEAIELERNPDVLAELGALNDGSRVVVGFAAETGDPVAEARRKLAAKRCDLVVANDVSGELGFGTDANRVIFVTATAAEELPVMGKRAIARELLDRVARIRSERLGT
- the corA gene encoding magnesium/cobalt transporter CorA; this encodes MSAAVTVRWIEDGVLRAGGLDALATLPPDAVVWADVLDPDEPTLLALAKRFPMHPLAIEDCLHFPQRPKIDVYPDSTFAIWLVPLLLDEDGVATHELDVFLGAEHLVTVHREAIKAVDDVASEAATFTARGVEWTLHAILDRAVDALFPVVEQIADALEELEDAMLADARTEHLSRLYAAKRALVQLHKILVPERDVVRGLARLEAFVEPDAYMYFQDIGDHLARAIDSVETYRDVATGAMDIYLSAQSNRMNEIMKQLTVIATIFMPLTLISSIYGMNFRYMPELEWRYGYFAVLAVMAFIAAWMVWFFRRRRWW